In Drosophila subpulchrella strain 33 F10 #4 breed RU33 chromosome 3R, RU_Dsub_v1.1 Primary Assembly, whole genome shotgun sequence, the following are encoded in one genomic region:
- the LOC119545716 gene encoding serine-rich adhesin for platelets isoform X3, with the protein MLLLLLAFIMRFVDISKRCAACSRAGIDCPHNGNGNSNSNSNNNNDANGNSTCWQHVAGATSNSSSTSSGCDSNSSSKENYYVPQQQQHRQRAKPNGNIGVTPQQLEQIRFYQRMQQQQLQLLQQQLLQRRRLQQQLLAQGVPSPPATTTTSAGLTCNQQYLRQQRLQQQQQQQRYVDHNSNSNNDNDYLNNYLNNNINHQNNGKVVGQGTKLRRGMTEFSTNNDHSKPHFTASQQKPLQNSPIHQQAFTPSNPNSHPHLLQRLAQQQQQQHQRPHKFQQTLPFSQLNNGNNTAAHTLPGSSSSPHSPLSYRNPLNSPSNSPFSNTAHTTIGKRYQQQQLTDRLLQQQHLQQCQQQQLQSLGSDVEEDAAGEELSEESLKQNVAIVLSNLDRYNNALRSIILNEQVSSSLITPSDSLLFGEDSSGLLYCDNDNSRKLQGNNNFILGKMAATPESDYNSNATTPGGRSNEQQLQQQQQQQQQQLGWFLDYGYRDGCGGMQRSVLSSLSASYNAMGDLIYYEDLAKNLDANLAEVDMESFRAEDIHSLLSQLPAYCKSLGGANSRLQQSLLLQQQQQQQQQQMQQQQLLNHSNMMPHNMSQTSTTSTNELIDNSFCKSELLFSPVRESHISVDSLDMDAYPDDGEIILTCNKDNYTIAFEGSVLYSDDSFYAEPSDLAARNKQNCINLHSNLEDIVKRNKALEVSMSRSAQAFQPLCPMSPKGQAATASAARLQRRSLLLVSPARRYPSGNNNTETITITRHLPQCSVRKSSSLPNLQSEELMTGSCHKEQRPEESGQQAVQLNVSQAISTSTMESCKSRSRNLLPMCQMPISISVSISERLQQQADQQVPSQQITPTSQQPQQQQPHHSHHHRHKHRCSCSQESQNFHISGSASSGNSSNPPAFNLVKLFIKQKSSNSSGGQEDLGAQASAHTCMDVSSGCWPSSDAASSSSGSLEQRLRKKSMNDSGKGSAVSRHDEEEHYPETETPRRQLRARSEAVFYDDVATSSSTGSLTATNSPAHRRRSMPLRNPQLYQLAAQVSTGSQMSSEASSEQLTQVPRRAEAGCGTSTRPLSCASSSEMITRSMQTSCGSLSTTRSSLSDRYRCVPPSFLEKLNNLGEQCQAPIYVIYPNYALPDLGFVKTNASTDVIFQPFNYKMTLDGAAGSTSSSGSLKKQRSNSQSVSEDEILKTLDYKHIADWQSLATLLPTEYRRRLQHIPEVKHLVRQLDAELSQRPLFCMSPPLRRNRTHICDCAKYFQGQQTQQMDEASSSGSSQPPSSGYRGSSTLLTDSELDVDPLKQMYVYQYDQQRMDSGVETSPGSQLTQTPPQPMPRSILRKAHSAQARSKRNSMIEQQTQQTQKLSKLEKRRSLQEPPHNYGLGSTDELADVFEEEEHSQQAQPVKQRLSRKDLDARARAENFLASLPRSELKYYAEIASILESSGEQVTYDAAALKKEVSRVLSQQKKVSFNDEGVAAGLQQHAKRFATPPNSPNISVAALKRDTLDVQEQRKIESNRFKRLQIQWELMSKDSSMLKELASEAATKSGGSTPTSATSTGSNSAPRSRIPRPVSYPAGRGSTPTSSRTAPVMATPSPARPANPKTVTKSHNKPGLFTSPRPNRLTSAQEAAGGAKVSTRSPSRMVQPKRYSLVGTTTPTSATPTSARARTPTNRVAVTAPNTPKRQAVAPSPRPTSRVR; encoded by the exons atgttgttgctgctgctagCGTTCATCATGCGATTCGTAGACATTTCCAAACGCTGTGCCGCCTGCTCCAGGGCCGGAATCGATTGCCCGCACAACGGCAATGGCAACAGCAACtccaacagcaacaacaacaacgatgCCAACGGCAATTCGACCTGCTGGCAACATGTTGCCGGtgccaccagcaacagcagcagcaccagcagcggCTGCGACAGCAACAGCTCCTCCAAGGAGAACTATTATGTgccacagcaacagcaacatcgtCAGAGGGCCAAGCCCAACGGCAACATTGGCGTGACCCCGCAGCAACTCGAGCAAATTCGCTTCTACCAGCgcatgcagcagcagcagttgcaGCTGTTGCAGCAGCAATTGCTGCAGCGGCGACGCCTGCAACAGCAATTGCTCGCACAGGGCGTGCCATCGCCGCCGGCGACAACGACAACATCAGCGGGTCTCACCTGCAATCAACAGTATTTGCGACAGCAGCgactgcaacagcaacagcagcagcagcgataTGTGGACCACaatagcaacagcaacaatgaCAATGACTACCTAAACAACTATCTGAACAACAATATTAACCATCAAAACAATGGCAAAGTTGTGGGCCAAG GAACCAAACTTCGACGTGGCATGACAGAATTCTCAACAAACAACGATCACAGCAAACCGCATTTCACCGCATCTCAGCAGAAACCCCTTCAGAACTCACCCATTCACCAGCAGGCATTCACCCCATCCAATCCCAACTCTCATCCACATTTGCTTCAACGCTTGgcccaacagcaacagcagcaacatcagcgcCCCCATAAATTTCAGCAGACTCTGCCCTTTAGCCAGCtcaacaacggcaacaacacgGCTGCCCACACTCTGCCCGgatcatcatcatcgccaCATTCCCCGCTCAGCTACCGGAATCCGCTGAACAGTCCCAGCAATTCGCCATTCAGCAACACGGCACATACGACGATTGGCAAGCGataccagcagcaacagctgaCCGATCGcctgctgcagcagcaacacctgcAACAgtgccagcagcagcaattgcAATCGCTGGGCAGCGATGTGGAAGAGGATGCCGCCGGCGAGGAACTGAGCGAGGAGAGTCTCAAGCAGAATGTGGCCATTGTGCTGAGCAACTTGGATCGGTATAACAACGCGTTGCGCAGCATTATCCTGAATGAGCAGGTGAGCAGCAGCCTCATCACTCCCAGCGACAGTCTACTGTTTGGCGAGGACTCCAGTGGTCTGCTCTACTGTGACAACGACAACTCCAGGAAGCTTCAGGGCAACAATAACTTTATCCTGGGCAAGATGGCGGCCACTCCGGAGTCGGATTACAATAGCAATGCCACCACGCCAGGAGGTCGCAGCAACGAGCAGcagttgcagcagcaacaacagcagcagcagcaacaacttgGG TGGTTCCTGGACTACGGCTATCGAGATGGCTGCGGCGGTATGCAGCGAAGTGTTTTGAGTTCCCTCTCGGCCTCGTACAATGCGATGGGGGACCTTATTTACTACGAGGATCTGGCCAAGAACCTGGACGCCAATCTGGCCGAGGTGGACATGGAGAGCTTTCGGGCGGAGGACATACATTCCCTGCTCTCGCAGCTCCCCGCCTATTGCAAGAGCTTGGGCGGGGCCAACAGTCGCCTCCAGCAATCGCTGCttctccagcagcagcagcagcaacagcagcagcagatgcaacagcaacagttGCTTAACCACAGCAACATGATGCCGCACAACATGTCCCAGACGTCGACTACCTCCACCAACGAACTGATCGACAACTCCTTCTGCAAGTCCGAGCTGCTCTTTTCGCCGGTGAGGGAGTCGCACATCTCGGTGGACTCCCTGGACATGGACGCCTATCCGGATGACGGGGAGATCATACTCACCTGCAACAAGGACAACTATACAATCGCCTTCGAGGGCAGTGTGCTCTACTCGGACGACAGTTTCTATG CGGAACCTAGTGACCTAGCAGCCAGGAACAAACAGAACTGCATCAACTTGCACAGCAATCTGGAGGACATAGTGAAGCGCAACAAGGCCCTGGAGGTATCCATGTCGCGTTCGGCCCAGGCCTTCCAGCCCCTCTGTCCCATGTCGcccaagggacaggcggccaCAGCATCAGCGGCCAGGTTACAGAG ACGCTCGTTACTTCTTGTTTCGCCCGCCCGCAGGTATCCCTCGGGGAACAATAACACGGAGACCATCACCATAACCAGACACCTACCACAGTGCTCCGTGCGGAAGAGCAGCAGTCTGCCCAATTTGCAGAGCGAGGAACTCATGACGGGCAGTTGCCACAAGGAGCAGCGACCGGAGGAAAGTGGACAACAGGCGGTTCAATTGAATGTTTCCCAGGCGATCAGCACCTCGACCATGGAGTCGTGCAAGTCCAGATCCAGGAATCTGCTACCCATGTGCCAGATGCCCATATCCATCAGTGTGTCCATTTCGGAGCGACTGCAGCAGCAAGCGGATCAGCAGGTGCCCAGCCAACAGATCACACCCACATCACAGcaaccacagcagcagcagccgcaccACTCGCACCACCATCGCCACAAGCATCGCTGCAGTTGCTCGCAGGAGAGCCAGAACTTCCACATTTCCGGCTCGGCCTCCTCTGGCAACTCCTCCAATCCGCCGGCCTTCAATCTAGTCAAGCTGTTCATCAAGCAAAagagcagcaacagcagtggCGGTCAAGAGGATCTCGGAGCCCAGGCCAGTGCGCACACCTGCATGGACGTCTCCTCGGGCTGCTGGCCATCCAGTGATGCGGCCAGCTCTAGTAGTGGTTCCTTGGAGCAGCGTCTGCGAAAGAAGAGCATGAACGACTCGGGCAAAGGATCGGCAGTGAGTCGCCATGACGAAGAGGAGCACTACCCGGAAACGGAGACGCCCAGACGTCAGTTGAGAGCCCGATCCGAGGCAGTGTTTTACGATGATGTGGCCACCTCCAGTTCCACGGGCTCGCTGACGGCGACCAATTCACCAGCACATCGTCGGCGCAGCATGCCGCTAAGGAATCCCCAGCTGTACCAACTGGCAGCCCAGGTTTCCACCGGCAGTCAGATGTCCTCGGAGGCGAGCTCAGAGCAGCTGACCCAGGTGCCCAGGCGAGCGGAAGCGGGATGCGGGACCAGCACTCGACCGTTGTCGTGCGCCTCCAGCTCTGAGATGATCACACGTTCCATGCAGACCTCCTGCGGATCACTGAGCACCACCCGGAGCAGCCTGAGCGACCGGTATCGCTGCGTGCCGCCCTCGTTCCTCGAGAAACTCAATAACCTCGGCGAGCAGTGCCAGGCGCCCATTTACGTGATCTATCCGAACTACGCACTGCCCGATTTGGGATTCGTTAAGACTAATGCCAGCACTGATGTGATCTTCCAGCCCTTCAACTACAAGATGACGCTGGATGGAGCAGCTGGCAGCACCAGTAGCTCGGGATCTCTGAAGAAACAGCGCAGCAACAGCCAGAGCGTGAGCGAAGATGAGATCCTCAAGACGCTGGACTACAAGCACATCGCCGACTGGCAGTCGTTGGCCACCTTGCTGCCGACGGAATACCGCCGTCGGCTGCAGCACATTCCGGAGGTGAAGCACCTGGTGCGGCAGCTGGATGCGGAGCTATCGCAGCGCCCGCTTTTCTGTATGTCGCCACCGCTTCGCCGAAATCGCACGCACATCTGCGACTGTGCCAAGTACTTCCAGGGGCAGCAGACTCAGCAGATGGACGAGGCCTCCAGCTCGGGATCCAGTCAGCCGCCCAGTTCTGGCTATCGTGGCTCATCCACGCTGCTAACGGACTCCGAGCTGGATGTGGATCCGCTGAAGCAGATGTATGTGTACCAGTATGACCAACAGCGCATGGATTCGGGTGTGGAAACGAGTCCCGGCAGTCAGTTAACTCAAACCCCGCCGCAACCCATGCCACGGAGTATTCTGCGCAAGGCTCACTCCGCGCAGGCGCGCTCTAAGCGCAATTCCATGATCGAGCAACAGACCCAGCAGACGCAGAAGCTGTCCAAGCTGGAGAAGCGGCGCAGCTTGCAGGAGCCACCGCACAACTACGGATTGGGCTCCACCGACGAACTGGCCGATGTCTTTGAGGAGGAGGAGCATAGTCAGCAGGCGCAACCGGTGAAACAGAGGCTTTCACGCAAGGATCTCGATGCCAGGGCTAGGGCGGAGAATTTCCTGGCCTCGTTGCCGCGCTCAGAGCTCAAGTACTACGCCGAGATCGCGTCGATCCTAGAGTCTTCCGGCGAGCAGGTGACCTACGATGCTGCCGCCCTGAAAAAGGAAGTGAGCCGCGTGCTTAGCCAGCAGAAGAAGGTGTCCTTCAATGACGAGGGCGTGGCGGCCGGACTGCAGCAGCATGCCAAACGCTTCGCTACGCCTCCCAATTCCCCCAACATCTCCGTGGCGGCACTGAAACGTGACACACTGGATGTGCAAGAGCAGCGAAAGATTGAGAGCAATCGCTTCAAGCGCCTGCAAATCCAGTGGGAGCTGatgagcaaggactcgagTATGCTGAAGGAGCTGGCCAGCGAGGCGGCCACTAAGAGCGGCGGCTCCACGCCCACCTCGGCCACCTCAACGGGTTCCAACTCGGCGCCAAGGTCAAGGATTCCACGACCAGTGAGCTATCCAGCGGGCAG AggttccacgcccacttcgtCACGTACTGCTCCCGTTATGGCCACGCCCTCACCGGCTCGGCCAGCCAACCCCAAGACTGTCACTAAAAGCCACAACAAACCCGGTCTTTTTACCTCCCCCCGCCCTAACAGACTTACCAGCGCCCAAGAAGCCGCCGGCGGAGCAAAGGTCAGCACCCGATCGCCCAGCAGGATGGTGCAGCCGAAGCGTTACAGCCTGGTCGGCACAACCACGCCCACATCCGCAACACCCACATCGGCCAGGGCACGTACGCCCACCAATCGAGTGGCGGTTACAGCGCCAAATACGCCCAAACGTCAGGCGGTTGCCCCGTCGCCCAG ACCCACATCGCGAGTGCGTTGA
- the LOC119545716 gene encoding serine-rich adhesin for platelets isoform X1, producing MLLLLLAFIMRFVDISKRCAACSRAGIDCPHNGNGNSNSNSNNNNDANGNSTCWQHVAGATSNSSSTSSGCDSNSSSKENYYVPQQQQHRQRAKPNGNIGVTPQQLEQIRFYQRMQQQQLQLLQQQLLQRRRLQQQLLAQGVPSPPATTTTSAGLTCNQQYLRQQRLQQQQQQQRYVDHNSNSNNDNDYLNNYLNNNINHQNNGKVVGQGTKLRRGMTEFSTNNDHSKPHFTASQQKPLQNSPIHQQAFTPSNPNSHPHLLQRLAQQQQQQHQRPHKFQQTLPFSQLNNGNNTAAHTLPGSSSSPHSPLSYRNPLNSPSNSPFSNTAHTTIGKRYQQQQLTDRLLQQQHLQQCQQQQLQSLGSDVEEDAAGEELSEESLKQNVAIVLSNLDRYNNALRSIILNEQVSSSLITPSDSLLFGEDSSGLLYCDNDNSRKLQGNNNFILGKMAATPESDYNSNATTPGGRSNEQQLQQQQQQQQQQLGVGGMLCGGGGMRETTNGGGNNLICSLASSHDFTHDNSDYQWFLDYGYRDGCGGMQRSVLSSLSASYNAMGDLIYYEDLAKNLDANLAEVDMESFRAEDIHSLLSQLPAYCKSLGGANSRLQQSLLLQQQQQQQQQQMQQQQLLNHSNMMPHNMSQTSTTSTNELIDNSFCKSELLFSPVRESHISVDSLDMDAYPDDGEIILTCNKDNYTIAFEGSVLYSDDSFYAEPSDLAARNKQNCINLHSNLEDIVKRNKALEVSMSRSAQAFQPLCPMSPKGQAATASAARLQRRSLLLVSPARRYPSGNNNTETITITRHLPQCSVRKSSSLPNLQSEELMTGSCHKEQRPEESGQQAVQLNVSQAISTSTMESCKSRSRNLLPMCQMPISISVSISERLQQQADQQVPSQQITPTSQQPQQQQPHHSHHHRHKHRCSCSQESQNFHISGSASSGNSSNPPAFNLVKLFIKQKSSNSSGGQEDLGAQASAHTCMDVSSGCWPSSDAASSSSGSLEQRLRKKSMNDSGKGSAVSRHDEEEHYPETETPRRQLRARSEAVFYDDVATSSSTGSLTATNSPAHRRRSMPLRNPQLYQLAAQVSTGSQMSSEASSEQLTQVPRRAEAGCGTSTRPLSCASSSEMITRSMQTSCGSLSTTRSSLSDRYRCVPPSFLEKLNNLGEQCQAPIYVIYPNYALPDLGFVKTNASTDVIFQPFNYKMTLDGAAGSTSSSGSLKKQRSNSQSVSEDEILKTLDYKHIADWQSLATLLPTEYRRRLQHIPEVKHLVRQLDAELSQRPLFCMSPPLRRNRTHICDCAKYFQGQQTQQMDEASSSGSSQPPSSGYRGSSTLLTDSELDVDPLKQMYVYQYDQQRMDSGVETSPGSQLTQTPPQPMPRSILRKAHSAQARSKRNSMIEQQTQQTQKLSKLEKRRSLQEPPHNYGLGSTDELADVFEEEEHSQQAQPVKQRLSRKDLDARARAENFLASLPRSELKYYAEIASILESSGEQVTYDAAALKKEVSRVLSQQKKVSFNDEGVAAGLQQHAKRFATPPNSPNISVAALKRDTLDVQEQRKIESNRFKRLQIQWELMSKDSSMLKELASEAATKSGGSTPTSATSTGSNSAPRSRIPRPVSYPAGRGSTPTSSRTAPVMATPSPARPANPKTVTKSHNKPGLFTSPRPNRLTSAQEAAGGAKVSTRSPSRMVQPKRYSLVGTTTPTSATPTSARARTPTNRVAVTAPNTPKRQAVAPSPRPTSRVR from the exons atgttgttgctgctgctagCGTTCATCATGCGATTCGTAGACATTTCCAAACGCTGTGCCGCCTGCTCCAGGGCCGGAATCGATTGCCCGCACAACGGCAATGGCAACAGCAACtccaacagcaacaacaacaacgatgCCAACGGCAATTCGACCTGCTGGCAACATGTTGCCGGtgccaccagcaacagcagcagcaccagcagcggCTGCGACAGCAACAGCTCCTCCAAGGAGAACTATTATGTgccacagcaacagcaacatcgtCAGAGGGCCAAGCCCAACGGCAACATTGGCGTGACCCCGCAGCAACTCGAGCAAATTCGCTTCTACCAGCgcatgcagcagcagcagttgcaGCTGTTGCAGCAGCAATTGCTGCAGCGGCGACGCCTGCAACAGCAATTGCTCGCACAGGGCGTGCCATCGCCGCCGGCGACAACGACAACATCAGCGGGTCTCACCTGCAATCAACAGTATTTGCGACAGCAGCgactgcaacagcaacagcagcagcagcgataTGTGGACCACaatagcaacagcaacaatgaCAATGACTACCTAAACAACTATCTGAACAACAATATTAACCATCAAAACAATGGCAAAGTTGTGGGCCAAG GAACCAAACTTCGACGTGGCATGACAGAATTCTCAACAAACAACGATCACAGCAAACCGCATTTCACCGCATCTCAGCAGAAACCCCTTCAGAACTCACCCATTCACCAGCAGGCATTCACCCCATCCAATCCCAACTCTCATCCACATTTGCTTCAACGCTTGgcccaacagcaacagcagcaacatcagcgcCCCCATAAATTTCAGCAGACTCTGCCCTTTAGCCAGCtcaacaacggcaacaacacgGCTGCCCACACTCTGCCCGgatcatcatcatcgccaCATTCCCCGCTCAGCTACCGGAATCCGCTGAACAGTCCCAGCAATTCGCCATTCAGCAACACGGCACATACGACGATTGGCAAGCGataccagcagcaacagctgaCCGATCGcctgctgcagcagcaacacctgcAACAgtgccagcagcagcaattgcAATCGCTGGGCAGCGATGTGGAAGAGGATGCCGCCGGCGAGGAACTGAGCGAGGAGAGTCTCAAGCAGAATGTGGCCATTGTGCTGAGCAACTTGGATCGGTATAACAACGCGTTGCGCAGCATTATCCTGAATGAGCAGGTGAGCAGCAGCCTCATCACTCCCAGCGACAGTCTACTGTTTGGCGAGGACTCCAGTGGTCTGCTCTACTGTGACAACGACAACTCCAGGAAGCTTCAGGGCAACAATAACTTTATCCTGGGCAAGATGGCGGCCACTCCGGAGTCGGATTACAATAGCAATGCCACCACGCCAGGAGGTCGCAGCAACGAGCAGcagttgcagcagcaacaacagcagcagcagcaacaacttgGGGTAGGTGGGATGCTTTGTGGTGGTGGCGGGATGCGGGAAACTACTAATGGCGGTGGCAACAATCTCATCTGCTCGTTGGCCTCGTCGCACGACTTTACTCACGACAATTCCGATTACCAGTGGTTCCTGGACTACGGCTATCGAGATGGCTGCGGCGGTATGCAGCGAAGTGTTTTGAGTTCCCTCTCGGCCTCGTACAATGCGATGGGGGACCTTATTTACTACGAGGATCTGGCCAAGAACCTGGACGCCAATCTGGCCGAGGTGGACATGGAGAGCTTTCGGGCGGAGGACATACATTCCCTGCTCTCGCAGCTCCCCGCCTATTGCAAGAGCTTGGGCGGGGCCAACAGTCGCCTCCAGCAATCGCTGCttctccagcagcagcagcagcaacagcagcagcagatgcaacagcaacagttGCTTAACCACAGCAACATGATGCCGCACAACATGTCCCAGACGTCGACTACCTCCACCAACGAACTGATCGACAACTCCTTCTGCAAGTCCGAGCTGCTCTTTTCGCCGGTGAGGGAGTCGCACATCTCGGTGGACTCCCTGGACATGGACGCCTATCCGGATGACGGGGAGATCATACTCACCTGCAACAAGGACAACTATACAATCGCCTTCGAGGGCAGTGTGCTCTACTCGGACGACAGTTTCTATG CGGAACCTAGTGACCTAGCAGCCAGGAACAAACAGAACTGCATCAACTTGCACAGCAATCTGGAGGACATAGTGAAGCGCAACAAGGCCCTGGAGGTATCCATGTCGCGTTCGGCCCAGGCCTTCCAGCCCCTCTGTCCCATGTCGcccaagggacaggcggccaCAGCATCAGCGGCCAGGTTACAGAG ACGCTCGTTACTTCTTGTTTCGCCCGCCCGCAGGTATCCCTCGGGGAACAATAACACGGAGACCATCACCATAACCAGACACCTACCACAGTGCTCCGTGCGGAAGAGCAGCAGTCTGCCCAATTTGCAGAGCGAGGAACTCATGACGGGCAGTTGCCACAAGGAGCAGCGACCGGAGGAAAGTGGACAACAGGCGGTTCAATTGAATGTTTCCCAGGCGATCAGCACCTCGACCATGGAGTCGTGCAAGTCCAGATCCAGGAATCTGCTACCCATGTGCCAGATGCCCATATCCATCAGTGTGTCCATTTCGGAGCGACTGCAGCAGCAAGCGGATCAGCAGGTGCCCAGCCAACAGATCACACCCACATCACAGcaaccacagcagcagcagccgcaccACTCGCACCACCATCGCCACAAGCATCGCTGCAGTTGCTCGCAGGAGAGCCAGAACTTCCACATTTCCGGCTCGGCCTCCTCTGGCAACTCCTCCAATCCGCCGGCCTTCAATCTAGTCAAGCTGTTCATCAAGCAAAagagcagcaacagcagtggCGGTCAAGAGGATCTCGGAGCCCAGGCCAGTGCGCACACCTGCATGGACGTCTCCTCGGGCTGCTGGCCATCCAGTGATGCGGCCAGCTCTAGTAGTGGTTCCTTGGAGCAGCGTCTGCGAAAGAAGAGCATGAACGACTCGGGCAAAGGATCGGCAGTGAGTCGCCATGACGAAGAGGAGCACTACCCGGAAACGGAGACGCCCAGACGTCAGTTGAGAGCCCGATCCGAGGCAGTGTTTTACGATGATGTGGCCACCTCCAGTTCCACGGGCTCGCTGACGGCGACCAATTCACCAGCACATCGTCGGCGCAGCATGCCGCTAAGGAATCCCCAGCTGTACCAACTGGCAGCCCAGGTTTCCACCGGCAGTCAGATGTCCTCGGAGGCGAGCTCAGAGCAGCTGACCCAGGTGCCCAGGCGAGCGGAAGCGGGATGCGGGACCAGCACTCGACCGTTGTCGTGCGCCTCCAGCTCTGAGATGATCACACGTTCCATGCAGACCTCCTGCGGATCACTGAGCACCACCCGGAGCAGCCTGAGCGACCGGTATCGCTGCGTGCCGCCCTCGTTCCTCGAGAAACTCAATAACCTCGGCGAGCAGTGCCAGGCGCCCATTTACGTGATCTATCCGAACTACGCACTGCCCGATTTGGGATTCGTTAAGACTAATGCCAGCACTGATGTGATCTTCCAGCCCTTCAACTACAAGATGACGCTGGATGGAGCAGCTGGCAGCACCAGTAGCTCGGGATCTCTGAAGAAACAGCGCAGCAACAGCCAGAGCGTGAGCGAAGATGAGATCCTCAAGACGCTGGACTACAAGCACATCGCCGACTGGCAGTCGTTGGCCACCTTGCTGCCGACGGAATACCGCCGTCGGCTGCAGCACATTCCGGAGGTGAAGCACCTGGTGCGGCAGCTGGATGCGGAGCTATCGCAGCGCCCGCTTTTCTGTATGTCGCCACCGCTTCGCCGAAATCGCACGCACATCTGCGACTGTGCCAAGTACTTCCAGGGGCAGCAGACTCAGCAGATGGACGAGGCCTCCAGCTCGGGATCCAGTCAGCCGCCCAGTTCTGGCTATCGTGGCTCATCCACGCTGCTAACGGACTCCGAGCTGGATGTGGATCCGCTGAAGCAGATGTATGTGTACCAGTATGACCAACAGCGCATGGATTCGGGTGTGGAAACGAGTCCCGGCAGTCAGTTAACTCAAACCCCGCCGCAACCCATGCCACGGAGTATTCTGCGCAAGGCTCACTCCGCGCAGGCGCGCTCTAAGCGCAATTCCATGATCGAGCAACAGACCCAGCAGACGCAGAAGCTGTCCAAGCTGGAGAAGCGGCGCAGCTTGCAGGAGCCACCGCACAACTACGGATTGGGCTCCACCGACGAACTGGCCGATGTCTTTGAGGAGGAGGAGCATAGTCAGCAGGCGCAACCGGTGAAACAGAGGCTTTCACGCAAGGATCTCGATGCCAGGGCTAGGGCGGAGAATTTCCTGGCCTCGTTGCCGCGCTCAGAGCTCAAGTACTACGCCGAGATCGCGTCGATCCTAGAGTCTTCCGGCGAGCAGGTGACCTACGATGCTGCCGCCCTGAAAAAGGAAGTGAGCCGCGTGCTTAGCCAGCAGAAGAAGGTGTCCTTCAATGACGAGGGCGTGGCGGCCGGACTGCAGCAGCATGCCAAACGCTTCGCTACGCCTCCCAATTCCCCCAACATCTCCGTGGCGGCACTGAAACGTGACACACTGGATGTGCAAGAGCAGCGAAAGATTGAGAGCAATCGCTTCAAGCGCCTGCAAATCCAGTGGGAGCTGatgagcaaggactcgagTATGCTGAAGGAGCTGGCCAGCGAGGCGGCCACTAAGAGCGGCGGCTCCACGCCCACCTCGGCCACCTCAACGGGTTCCAACTCGGCGCCAAGGTCAAGGATTCCACGACCAGTGAGCTATCCAGCGGGCAG AggttccacgcccacttcgtCACGTACTGCTCCCGTTATGGCCACGCCCTCACCGGCTCGGCCAGCCAACCCCAAGACTGTCACTAAAAGCCACAACAAACCCGGTCTTTTTACCTCCCCCCGCCCTAACAGACTTACCAGCGCCCAAGAAGCCGCCGGCGGAGCAAAGGTCAGCACCCGATCGCCCAGCAGGATGGTGCAGCCGAAGCGTTACAGCCTGGTCGGCACAACCACGCCCACATCCGCAACACCCACATCGGCCAGGGCACGTACGCCCACCAATCGAGTGGCGGTTACAGCGCCAAATACGCCCAAACGTCAGGCGGTTGCCCCGTCGCCCAG ACCCACATCGCGAGTGCGTTGA